One genomic window of Halobellus limi includes the following:
- a CDS encoding ABC transporter permease — protein sequence MDVTADAEGGFDLSRVIDIGKSIYSLVILLVLWEVVGQLGLIHYYFLPPLSAIVARFVELTLNGEMLYNAYLTLYRALIGLAIASVLGVIVGVLSARNDLVDWFFDPIIKIGYPVPIISLIPVFMLWFGIGDLSKIIMVAVGTFWPVAVNARDSTRQVQTNLIWSAQMMGTGDRRLLWRVIMPAALPGILTGFQIAMPLSLIITFVFEMVAGGGGLGALEIQGVRSFESEQVYAAIIAIMFIGIGLDRLLRFTRNRLLHWT from the coding sequence ATGGACGTAACCGCAGACGCCGAGGGCGGGTTCGACCTCTCGCGAGTCATCGACATCGGGAAGTCGATCTACTCGCTCGTGATCCTCCTCGTGCTCTGGGAGGTCGTCGGCCAGCTCGGTCTCATCCACTACTACTTCCTGCCGCCGCTGTCGGCGATCGTCGCCCGGTTCGTCGAACTGACGCTCAACGGGGAGATGCTGTACAACGCGTATCTGACCCTCTATCGGGCGCTCATCGGCCTCGCCATCGCGTCGGTGCTCGGCGTGATCGTCGGCGTTCTCTCCGCGCGGAACGACCTCGTCGACTGGTTCTTCGATCCGATCATCAAGATCGGCTACCCCGTCCCGATCATCTCGCTCATCCCGGTGTTCATGCTCTGGTTCGGGATCGGCGACCTCTCGAAGATCATCATGGTCGCCGTCGGGACGTTCTGGCCCGTCGCCGTCAACGCGCGCGACAGCACGCGACAGGTCCAGACGAACCTCATCTGGTCGGCGCAGATGATGGGGACCGGTGACCGACGACTCCTCTGGCGCGTGATTATGCCCGCGGCGCTGCCGGGCATCCTCACGGGCTTTCAGATCGCGATGCCGCTGTCGCTCATCATCACGTTCGTCTTCGAGATGGTGGCCGGCGGTGGCGGACTCGGGGCCTTAGAGATCCAGGGCGTCCGTTCCTTCGAGTCCGAGCAGGTCTACGCGGCGATCATCGCGATCATGTTCATCGGGATCGGTCTCGACCGCCTGCTCCGATTCACCCGGAACCGACTCCTGCACTGGACGTAG
- a CDS encoding ABC transporter ATP-binding protein has product MDGRVTISELEKVYGEGAERTKAIEDLSFEVEGGEFVSVVGPSGCGKSTLLYLIAGFLDVTSGTIAVDGEPIDGPGTDRGVVFQDYALFPWRTVFENVTYGLEEDGVPKEERQSIAQKYIDLVDLDGFEDKYPKELSGGMKQRVGIARTLAYEPKILLMDEPFGALDQPLREALQDQLRDIWDDLGKTIVFITHDVEEAVYLSERVLIMTRHPGTKKTVTEVGLDRSGTREDIVTSDEFADYKNTVWKSLHEETQTEVKL; this is encoded by the coding sequence ATGGACGGACGCGTCACGATATCCGAACTGGAGAAGGTGTACGGCGAGGGCGCAGAGCGGACGAAAGCGATCGAGGACCTCTCCTTCGAGGTCGAGGGCGGCGAGTTCGTCAGCGTCGTCGGACCGAGCGGGTGCGGCAAGAGCACGCTTCTGTACCTCATCGCGGGCTTCCTCGACGTCACGAGCGGGACCATCGCCGTCGACGGGGAACCGATCGACGGCCCCGGGACCGACCGCGGCGTCGTCTTTCAGGACTACGCGCTGTTCCCCTGGCGGACCGTCTTCGAGAACGTCACGTACGGCCTCGAAGAGGACGGCGTCCCGAAGGAGGAGCGACAGAGCATCGCCCAGAAGTACATCGACCTGGTCGACCTCGACGGCTTCGAGGACAAGTACCCCAAGGAGCTCTCCGGCGGGATGAAACAGCGCGTCGGCATCGCGCGCACGCTCGCGTACGAACCGAAGATCCTGCTGATGGACGAGCCCTTCGGCGCGCTGGACCAGCCGCTGCGCGAGGCGCTTCAGGATCAGCTACGTGACATCTGGGACGATCTCGGGAAGACGATCGTGTTCATCACCCACGACGTCGAGGAGGCGGTCTACCTCTCCGAGCGCGTGCTGATCATGACGCGACACCCCGGAACGAAGAAGACGGTCACGGAAGTCGGCCTCGACCGCTCGGGCACGCGCGAGGACATCGTCACCTCCGACGAGTTCGCCGACTACAAGAACACCGTCTGGAAGTCCCTCCACGAGGAGACCCAAACGGAGGTGAAGCTGTAG
- a CDS encoding amidohydrolase family protein has product MIDASETRVVDCDWHYQDSFKEVAEYMPEPWNTKYKNSNWDDAGVKQNLSSFFPTSTGDRQNYGKVLREHSNYPDEPEEPERVREGMDFLDIDVSLQISHLILAMGGVNADDERVQAFTEAYVEYMLAEVLDPDEGVYGLAPMPYGDVDASLRILDRVEDEEAFVGACFVTAGASPPLGNRKYDPIYERCEQMDFPVVYHTGGSGLDEYVRAGYQEMIETHTLGFLESNMSQIVSVACQGVPEKYPDLDIVFMESGVTYIPGLVSRLDEEYLKRPEEAPLLDTRPSEYITDFYFGTQPLEISARNDLLELCFDMVGTDRLLYASDYPHWDFDSPSIINDLPMLDDDDRRAILAGNAMEVFGV; this is encoded by the coding sequence ATGATCGACGCGTCCGAGACGCGGGTCGTCGACTGCGACTGGCACTACCAGGACTCGTTCAAGGAAGTCGCGGAGTACATGCCCGAACCGTGGAACACGAAGTACAAGAACAGCAACTGGGACGACGCCGGGGTGAAACAGAACCTCAGTTCGTTCTTCCCGACGTCGACGGGCGACAGGCAGAACTACGGGAAAGTGCTGCGCGAGCACTCGAACTACCCCGACGAACCCGAAGAGCCGGAACGCGTCCGCGAGGGGATGGACTTCCTCGACATCGACGTCTCCCTGCAGATCTCACATCTCATCCTCGCGATGGGCGGGGTCAACGCCGACGACGAACGCGTCCAGGCGTTCACGGAGGCGTACGTCGAGTACATGCTGGCGGAGGTGCTCGACCCCGACGAGGGCGTCTACGGCCTCGCCCCGATGCCCTACGGCGACGTCGACGCCTCCCTCCGGATCCTCGACCGGGTGGAGGACGAGGAGGCGTTCGTGGGGGCGTGTTTCGTGACGGCGGGGGCGAGTCCGCCGCTGGGGAACAGAAAGTACGATCCGATCTACGAGCGCTGTGAGCAGATGGACTTCCCCGTCGTGTATCACACGGGCGGGTCGGGCCTCGACGAGTACGTTCGCGCGGGCTACCAGGAGATGATCGAGACCCACACGCTCGGATTCCTCGAATCGAACATGTCCCAGATCGTCAGCGTCGCCTGTCAGGGCGTCCCCGAAAAGTACCCCGATCTGGACATCGTCTTTATGGAGTCGGGCGTCACCTACATCCCCGGCCTCGTCAGCCGCCTCGACGAGGAGTACCTCAAACGCCCCGAGGAAGCGCCGCTACTGGACACCCGCCCCAGCGAGTACATCACGGACTTCTACTTCGGCACCCAGCCGCTGGAGATCTCCGCCCGCAACGACCTGCTGGAACTCTGCTTCGATATGGTCGGCACCGACCGACTCCTGTACGCCTCCGATTACCCCCACTGGGACTTCGACAGCCCCTCGATCATCAACGACCTCCCGATGCTCGACGACGACGACAGGAGAGCGATACTCGCCGGCAACGCGATGGAGGTGTTCGGCGTATGA
- a CDS encoding universal stress protein yields MFENVLLATGGEAASDRATDHAIELAAHHDATLHVLYVVDSDVYDAYSGDEYVDGREGPEHGLEEVGEEAIAAVSERAADRGVDVEGHIEHGQPPETIVEFAREAGVDLVVLGTRRRPDEYRSLLGSVTDRVLRLAEMPVTVVKTPVEP; encoded by the coding sequence ATGTTCGAGAACGTACTACTCGCGACAGGCGGCGAGGCCGCATCCGACAGAGCAACCGACCACGCGATCGAACTGGCCGCCCACCACGACGCCACGCTACACGTTCTCTACGTGGTCGATAGCGACGTCTACGACGCCTACAGCGGCGACGAGTACGTCGACGGCCGGGAGGGACCGGAACACGGCCTCGAAGAGGTCGGCGAGGAGGCCATCGCGGCGGTCTCCGAGCGGGCGGCCGACCGCGGCGTCGACGTCGAGGGCCACATCGAACACGGGCAACCGCCCGAGACCATCGTCGAGTTCGCCCGCGAGGCGGGCGTCGATCTCGTGGTGCTCGGCACCCGACGTCGGCCCGACGAGTACCGGAGCCTGCTCGGCAGCGTCACCGACCGCGTCCTCCGTCTCGCGGAGATGCCCGTCACCGTGGTCAAGACGCCCGTCGAGCCCTGA
- a CDS encoding cyclodeaminase/cyclohydrolase family protein produces the protein MSYDDVRIGAFLDDVASERVAPAGGTVVAVAGAMGAALCEMACIHTTNAGEASDATVRQGDGAAERSFEVIRDDLARQRRELLALAAQDATLVDELFGGDGEPTDRLAKRASGIPLATAESSLAVLEDAAAVVERGRSGVAADARAGAYLADAAVQASLSTVRVNAAALSDHSFAETMTDRADAVSSSAAEVRSEILSDDCSGR, from the coding sequence ATGAGCTACGACGACGTCCGGATCGGAGCGTTCCTCGACGACGTCGCCTCCGAGCGGGTCGCGCCCGCGGGCGGCACCGTCGTGGCCGTCGCCGGTGCGATGGGGGCGGCGCTCTGTGAGATGGCCTGCATCCACACGACGAACGCCGGTGAGGCGAGCGACGCGACCGTCCGTCAGGGGGACGGAGCAGCGGAGCGGTCGTTCGAGGTGATCAGGGACGATCTCGCCCGGCAGCGACGCGAGCTGCTGGCGCTGGCTGCGCAGGACGCGACGCTCGTGGACGAACTCTTCGGTGGCGATGGAGAGCCGACCGACCGCCTCGCAAAGCGCGCTTCGGGAATCCCGCTCGCGACCGCGGAGTCGTCGCTGGCGGTTCTCGAAGACGCCGCCGCCGTCGTCGAACGCGGCCGTTCGGGCGTCGCGGCCGACGCGAGAGCCGGGGCCTACCTCGCCGACGCCGCAGTCCAGGCGTCGCTCTCGACGGTCCGGGTGAACGCGGCGGCGCTCTCAGACCACTCGTTCGCCGAGACGATGACCGACCGCGCCGACGCGGTCTCGTCGTCGGCGGCGGAGGTCCGCAGCGAGATCCTGAGCGACGACTGTAGCGGCCGCTAG
- a CDS encoding Rieske (2Fe-2S) protein, producing MSADGLVEVGPAEEFDDGDHALVEVGRAEVGVIKAEGEFYALRNQCPHDGGPVCKGNVQRELVGEFTGTGERIDQHYSDNCIVSCPWHGWSFELETGKHIGDDRIRVPTYDVVVEDGVVYVDGGD from the coding sequence ATGAGCGCCGACGGACTCGTCGAGGTCGGCCCGGCCGAGGAGTTCGACGACGGCGACCACGCGCTCGTCGAAGTCGGCCGCGCGGAGGTGGGCGTGATCAAGGCCGAGGGCGAGTTCTACGCCCTGCGGAACCAGTGCCCGCACGACGGCGGCCCGGTCTGCAAGGGGAACGTCCAGCGCGAACTCGTCGGCGAGTTCACCGGGACGGGCGAGCGCATCGACCAGCACTACAGCGACAACTGCATCGTCTCCTGTCCGTGGCACGGGTGGTCCTTCGAGTTGGAGACGGGCAAACACATCGGGGACGACCGGATCAGGGTCCCCACCTACGACGTCGTCGTCGAGGACGGCGTCGTCTACGTCGACGGCGGCGACTAG
- a CDS encoding redox-regulated ATPase YchF, with protein sequence MSYKIGLVGKPSVGKSSFFNAATMNDVPEGAYPFTTIDPSVGEAYVRVECAAPEFDETCTPSVGFCDDGTRFVPVKLVDVAGLIPGAHEGKGLGNQFLTDLNEADVLVHVVDFSGETDLEGEPTEDHDPREDIDFLENELDMWYLDVLEKGIERYRSGYEGEEKKIEEDLAEQMSAFKTNKDEIKQILLATDAGLDPEEWDEKTKERVAREIRKRTKPIVIAANKMDKPAAQEHYDDVTADPDYDHLTFVPTSAHAEKALKQADEAGVVDYQPGASAFEIVGDPSDEQAAGLERIREYVEAFDGTGVQAVLESALFDVMGAIAIFPGSANGRSDSQGVFRDCFILPEESTTEDFAYHLHSDIGDGLLHGIDCRSNRQVGADHELGHRDVVEIVTTN encoded by the coding sequence ATGAGCTACAAGATCGGACTCGTCGGAAAGCCCTCCGTCGGCAAGTCCTCCTTCTTCAACGCGGCGACGATGAACGACGTGCCCGAGGGCGCGTACCCGTTCACGACCATCGACCCCTCCGTCGGCGAGGCGTACGTCCGCGTCGAGTGCGCGGCGCCCGAGTTCGACGAGACGTGTACGCCCTCCGTGGGCTTCTGCGACGACGGCACGCGGTTCGTTCCGGTGAAACTCGTCGACGTCGCGGGGCTCATTCCCGGCGCACACGAGGGGAAGGGGCTCGGAAACCAGTTTCTCACCGACCTCAACGAGGCGGACGTACTCGTCCACGTCGTCGACTTCTCCGGCGAGACGGACCTGGAGGGCGAGCCCACCGAGGACCACGACCCCCGCGAGGACATCGACTTCCTCGAGAACGAACTCGATATGTGGTATCTCGACGTCTTGGAGAAGGGGATCGAGCGGTACCGCTCGGGGTACGAGGGTGAAGAAAAGAAGATCGAGGAGGACCTCGCAGAGCAGATGTCGGCGTTCAAGACGAACAAAGACGAGATCAAGCAGATCCTGCTCGCGACCGACGCGGGACTCGACCCCGAGGAGTGGGACGAGAAGACCAAAGAGCGCGTCGCCCGCGAGATCCGAAAGCGGACGAAGCCCATCGTGATCGCGGCGAACAAGATGGACAAGCCGGCAGCCCAGGAGCACTACGACGACGTGACCGCCGATCCCGACTACGACCACCTCACGTTCGTGCCCACGAGCGCGCACGCGGAGAAGGCGCTGAAGCAGGCCGACGAGGCGGGCGTCGTCGACTACCAGCCCGGGGCGTCGGCGTTCGAGATCGTCGGCGACCCCTCCGACGAACAGGCGGCGGGCCTCGAACGGATCCGCGAGTACGTCGAGGCCTTCGACGGGACGGGCGTCCAGGCCGTCCTCGAATCCGCGCTGTTCGACGTGATGGGCGCGATCGCGATCTTCCCGGGGAGCGCGAACGGCCGCAGCGACTCGCAGGGGGTCTTCCGCGACTGCTTCATCCTGCCGGAGGAGTCGACGACCGAGGACTTCGCGTATCACCTCCACTCGGACATCGGCGACGGGCTCCTCCACGGGATCGACTGCCGCTCGAACCGGCAGGTCGGCGCCGATCACGAACTCGGCCACCGCGACGTCGTCGAGATCGTCACCACGAACTGA
- a CDS encoding ABC transporter substrate-binding protein, whose protein sequence is MSFDSIRRRSFLKTGAAASTIGLTGLAGCSSITGGGTPELGLAFTVPVENFGSLFAIEELQDQVSNLGSEYELSVSRNESTPDSLNAMAAGEVDMALLTTVSYASAVRQEAVPGNISMIATDFWDAHPEWYGFTIFSGPDSDITEIADLEGANVGVNAQGTGTHAVLEKGIRQADLEFGTDAEIVELPFPTFVSAINDGRIDAGIFPALFAVAARAEGFTEVYKSQDLWDEAYPFAYTVASNNSLDENGDAIAAFGEDLDELVEYCYDNRSEVVSLAAEHFELPEQVVDGFFLTNNDYYRQDITIDIDRLQFAIDELVELGFVEESFDVGEYATNEYVPSN, encoded by the coding sequence ATGTCATTCGACAGCATTCGGCGTCGATCGTTTTTGAAGACGGGTGCGGCGGCCAGTACGATCGGACTGACGGGGCTCGCGGGTTGTTCCAGTATCACCGGTGGCGGGACGCCTGAACTCGGACTCGCCTTTACGGTTCCCGTCGAGAACTTCGGGTCGCTGTTCGCGATCGAGGAGCTACAGGACCAGGTCTCGAATCTGGGCTCGGAGTACGAACTCAGCGTGTCGCGAAACGAGAGCACGCCCGACTCGCTCAACGCGATGGCCGCCGGAGAGGTAGATATGGCGCTTCTCACCACCGTGAGCTACGCCTCTGCGGTCCGCCAGGAGGCGGTCCCGGGCAACATCTCGATGATCGCGACCGACTTCTGGGACGCCCATCCGGAGTGGTACGGGTTCACCATCTTCTCCGGTCCCGACTCGGACATCACCGAAATCGCCGATCTGGAGGGCGCAAACGTCGGCGTGAACGCGCAGGGGACCGGCACGCACGCCGTCCTCGAAAAGGGGATCCGGCAGGCCGACCTCGAGTTCGGCACCGACGCCGAGATCGTCGAACTGCCGTTCCCGACGTTCGTCTCCGCGATCAACGACGGCCGGATCGACGCCGGGATCTTCCCCGCGCTGTTCGCCGTCGCGGCGCGGGCGGAGGGCTTCACCGAGGTGTACAAGAGCCAGGACCTCTGGGACGAGGCGTACCCCTTCGCGTACACCGTCGCGTCGAACAACTCCCTCGACGAGAACGGCGACGCCATCGCCGCGTTCGGGGAGGACCTCGACGAACTCGTCGAGTACTGTTACGACAACCGCAGCGAGGTCGTCTCCCTGGCCGCGGAGCACTTCGAACTCCCCGAACAGGTCGTCGACGGCTTCTTCCTCACGAACAACGACTACTACCGTCAGGACATCACGATCGACATCGACCGCCTCCAGTTCGCCATCGACGAACTCGTCGAACTCGGGTTCGTCGAAGAGAGCTTCGACGTCGGCGAGTACGCGACGAACGAGTACGTCCCGTCGAACTGA
- a CDS encoding hybrid sensor histidine kinase/response regulator: MDGPIRVLYVESDPQFRQLTVESLQRASDRLDVVAERRPDGGLARVREEAVDCVVADHEFPSTTGLDFLDAVRAESPGLPFILFTGTGSEAVASKSISAGVTDYFRKRGSAEQYALLANRIENAVERRRADQRADRRKRRLETLISNLPGIVYRCRNEPGWPMEYVAGEAEDLVGYSAETLAANEVNWGEEVLHPDDRERAWEEVQAAIERGEPFECTYRVVTADEEVRWMWEQGRTVTDSGVDVGDGPSAGGDAAAADRATIIEGFITDVTESKRRERELQRSERRFRAIFDDPNLLVGLLDTDGRVEEVNRTALEYVGIEPEDVIGEDFSETPWWTAEMREDVREWVRLAAAGEYVSYEATHPNPAGDPITVQGFFRPVTDDAGTVTAIVVSARDVTARREREEKLERQYERLDEFASFVSHDFQSPISAARGRLELALETGDDAHIERAIDAIERIDELRTDLVDTLRSGDIVSEPAILAVDDVLDTVWETVDPPAEASFRTDGAIEVAADREALQRLLENLVRNSVEHGGDDVDVRVGETDGGFYYEDSGPGIDPEHRGRVFSPGFSTKRDDDGTGMGLASVRQIVSAHGWEIDVDDAERLDGVRFVIHTE; this comes from the coding sequence ATGGACGGCCCGATTCGGGTTCTCTACGTCGAATCCGACCCGCAGTTCCGGCAGTTGACGGTCGAGTCCCTGCAGCGTGCGAGCGATCGTCTCGACGTCGTGGCCGAACGGCGCCCCGACGGCGGACTCGCGAGGGTCCGCGAGGAGGCGGTCGACTGCGTCGTCGCCGATCACGAGTTCCCGAGCACCACGGGCCTCGATTTTCTCGACGCGGTTCGAGCGGAGTCTCCGGGGCTCCCTTTCATCTTGTTCACCGGGACGGGATCCGAAGCGGTCGCGAGCAAGTCTATCTCGGCGGGCGTGACCGATTACTTCCGGAAACGAGGCTCTGCGGAACAGTACGCGCTCCTCGCGAACCGGATCGAGAACGCCGTCGAACGGCGACGCGCGGACCAGCGGGCCGACCGCCGCAAACGCCGGCTCGAAACCCTCATCAGCAACTTACCGGGCATCGTCTACCGGTGTCGAAACGAGCCCGGATGGCCGATGGAGTACGTCGCCGGCGAGGCCGAGGACCTCGTCGGATACTCCGCGGAGACACTGGCGGCCAACGAGGTGAACTGGGGCGAGGAGGTGCTGCACCCCGACGACAGGGAACGGGCGTGGGAGGAGGTTCAGGCGGCGATCGAACGCGGAGAGCCGTTCGAGTGCACGTACCGCGTCGTGACGGCCGACGAGGAAGTGCGGTGGATGTGGGAGCAGGGGCGCACCGTTACCGATTCGGGCGTCGACGTCGGTGACGGCCCGAGCGCCGGCGGCGACGCGGCCGCCGCAGACCGGGCGACGATCATCGAGGGGTTCATCACCGACGTCACCGAGTCGAAACGCCGCGAGCGGGAACTCCAGCGGAGCGAACGGCGGTTCCGAGCCATCTTCGACGACCCGAACCTGTTGGTCGGCCTCCTCGACACCGACGGCCGGGTGGAGGAGGTCAACCGAACGGCGCTCGAGTACGTCGGGATCGAGCCCGAGGACGTGATCGGCGAGGACTTCTCGGAGACGCCCTGGTGGACGGCGGAGATGCGCGAGGACGTCAGGGAGTGGGTGCGACTCGCCGCTGCCGGCGAGTACGTGAGCTACGAGGCCACGCATCCGAACCCCGCGGGCGATCCGATCACCGTCCAGGGGTTCTTCAGGCCGGTGACCGACGACGCCGGGACCGTGACCGCGATCGTGGTGTCCGCGCGGGACGTCACCGCGCGGCGGGAGCGCGAGGAGAAGCTCGAACGGCAGTACGAGCGGCTCGACGAGTTCGCGAGCTTCGTCTCACACGATTTCCAGAGCCCGATCTCGGCGGCTCGCGGCCGGCTGGAACTGGCCCTGGAGACCGGCGACGACGCCCACATCGAACGCGCGATCGACGCGATCGAGCGGATCGACGAACTCCGAACGGACCTCGTCGATACCCTCCGGAGCGGGGATATCGTCTCCGAGCCGGCGATTCTCGCGGTCGACGACGTCCTCGACACCGTCTGGGAGACCGTAGATCCCCCGGCGGAAGCATCGTTTCGGACCGACGGCGCGATCGAGGTCGCGGCCGACCGCGAGGCGCTCCAGCGCCTCCTCGAGAACCTGGTCCGCAACTCCGTCGAGCACGGCGGCGACGACGTCGACGTTCGCGTCGGGGAAACCGACGGCGGGTTCTACTACGAGGACTCCGGTCCGGGGATCGATCCGGAGCACCGCGGTCGAGTGTTCTCGCCGGGGTTCTCGACGAAACGCGACGACGACGGGACCGGAATGGGACTCGCCAGCGTCAGGCAGATCGTCTCCGCCCACGGTTGGGAGATCGACGTCGACGACGCAGAGCGACTGGACGGCGTTCGATTCGTGATCCACACGGAGTGA
- a CDS encoding malate dehydrogenase — translation MHVAIIGGASTIGSTVAYTLAGLAPTVDVSLVDINEGAAWAHGKDISHASYHFSNAPGASLAGDDVGTVRAATPDELAELAPDLLVFNAAAPQPEDATGRGAREAELDRNLSIVADVAEELRPLDPTPLLVVTNPIDRLVYQFYSLLEWPRRCFLGYSLSESARVADAVGSELGVHPNEVYCPMMGEHGENVVPILSRARAGGEPVAGDDLDREAIREYVLDIPFDIAKERGVNETSRWVTSAGVTRVIRSIAAGSEPDGEDPHGRLGEPFCLSTPLDGEYGFADLALSVPVDLDEGGVAAIHEWDLPDVEADELATAADAVRADLARIGAKGYDG, via the coding sequence ATGCACGTCGCGATCATCGGCGGCGCGAGCACCATCGGTTCGACCGTCGCCTACACGCTCGCCGGACTGGCACCGACCGTCGACGTCTCGCTCGTCGACATCAACGAGGGCGCCGCGTGGGCGCACGGAAAAGACATCTCACACGCGAGTTATCACTTCTCGAACGCGCCAGGCGCGTCGCTCGCCGGCGACGACGTCGGAACGGTCCGGGCCGCGACGCCCGACGAACTGGCGGAACTGGCGCCGGACCTGCTCGTGTTCAACGCGGCGGCACCGCAACCGGAGGACGCGACGGGCCGCGGCGCGCGCGAGGCCGAACTCGATCGGAACCTCTCGATCGTCGCGGACGTCGCCGAGGAGCTCCGCCCGCTGGATCCGACGCCGCTTCTGGTCGTGACGAACCCGATCGACCGACTCGTCTATCAGTTCTACTCGCTCCTGGAGTGGCCGCGGCGCTGCTTCCTCGGGTACTCGCTCTCGGAGAGCGCCCGCGTCGCCGACGCCGTCGGCTCGGAACTTGGGGTGCACCCCAACGAGGTCTACTGTCCGATGATGGGCGAACACGGCGAGAACGTCGTCCCGATCCTCTCGCGGGCGCGGGCGGGCGGCGAACCGGTCGCCGGCGACGACCTCGACCGCGAGGCGATACGGGAGTACGTCCTCGACATCCCGTTCGACATCGCGAAGGAGCGCGGCGTCAACGAGACGTCGCGGTGGGTGACGAGCGCGGGCGTCACGCGCGTGATCCGCTCGATCGCGGCCGGATCGGAGCCGGACGGCGAGGACCCCCATGGCCGTCTCGGAGAGCCGTTCTGTCTCTCGACGCCGCTCGACGGCGAGTACGGCTTCGCGGATCTCGCACTCAGCGTTCCGGTCGACCTCGACGAGGGCGGCGTCGCCGCGATTCACGAGTGGGACCTTCCCGACGTCGAGGCCGACGAACTCGCGACGGCGGCCGACGCGGTCCGGGCGGACCTGGCTCGGATCGGCGCGAAGGGATACGACGGCTGA
- a CDS encoding universal stress protein, translating into MTILTAVDGETVPSDAVARGAELAAAFDVDHVVLHVMPQDVFEKFRSAASGSSGRSVTTPASYGSAEGRAHQQGSGEEYTVEDGERHATGVARDVVQETLDEPEETILKGRVGEPVEEILSEADRRDAQYLVIGGRKRSPTGKALFGSKTQSILLTADLPVVTVMSGD; encoded by the coding sequence ATGACGATACTGACAGCGGTCGACGGGGAGACGGTCCCGAGCGACGCCGTAGCGCGGGGCGCAGAACTGGCGGCTGCCTTCGACGTCGATCACGTCGTCCTGCACGTGATGCCGCAGGACGTGTTCGAGAAGTTCCGCTCGGCCGCGAGCGGGTCGTCGGGTCGATCCGTCACGACGCCGGCGTCCTACGGGAGTGCGGAAGGCCGGGCGCACCAGCAGGGCTCCGGCGAGGAGTACACCGTCGAGGACGGAGAGCGGCACGCGACAGGCGTCGCGCGCGACGTGGTCCAGGAGACGCTCGACGAACCCGAGGAGACGATTCTCAAGGGTCGCGTCGGCGAACCCGTCGAAGAGATCCTCTCGGAGGCAGACCGCCGTGACGCCCAGTATCTGGTCATCGGCGGCCGGAAGCGCTCGCCCACCGGGAAGGCGCTCTTCGGGAGCAAGACGCAGTCCATCCTGCTCACCGCGGATCTACCGGTCGTCACCGTGATGTCCGGCGACTGA
- a CDS encoding ABC transporter permease, producing the protein MRHATSRRIEGLPAPVQGVAQTLVDWIPLGILVVLWEIASGTVVAEAVLPPPTTVSSRIANLVVTGEVFSHLFISLFRIGVGLGLSILIGVLLGIGMARSDPVENFFDIFLSMTYPIPKTALVPLAILWLGVGTEAAILIVFLACLLPIVLNAYNAAVDVDQNLVWSAQMMGTSDREMLYKVIFPATVPEIMTGVRQAVPIAFIALVSAELIASNQGIGYLILTSGQIGNYPTMFANIVIISAVAFVAVRGFEETRDRVLVWT; encoded by the coding sequence GTGCGACACGCGACCTCGCGCCGAATCGAGGGGCTTCCGGCTCCCGTCCAGGGCGTCGCCCAGACGCTCGTCGACTGGATCCCGCTCGGCATCCTCGTCGTGCTCTGGGAGATCGCGAGCGGAACGGTCGTCGCGGAGGCGGTCCTCCCCCCGCCGACCACCGTTTCGAGCCGCATCGCGAACCTCGTCGTCACCGGCGAGGTGTTCTCACATCTCTTCATCTCGCTGTTCCGGATCGGCGTCGGACTGGGTCTGAGCATCCTCATCGGCGTGCTCCTCGGGATCGGGATGGCCCGGTCGGACCCCGTCGAGAACTTCTTCGATATCTTCCTCTCTATGACCTACCCCATCCCGAAGACGGCGCTCGTCCCGCTCGCGATCCTGTGGCTCGGCGTCGGCACCGAGGCGGCGATCCTCATCGTCTTCCTCGCGTGCCTGCTCCCGATCGTGCTCAACGCCTACAACGCGGCCGTCGACGTCGATCAGAACCTGGTCTGGTCGGCGCAGATGATGGGCACGAGCGACCGTGAGATGCTGTACAAGGTGATCTTCCCGGCGACGGTTCCCGAGATTATGACGGGAGTCAGACAGGCGGTCCCGATCGCGTTCATCGCGCTGGTGAGCGCCGAACTCATCGCGTCGAACCAGGGGATCGGCTACCTGATCCTCACGTCCGGACAGATCGGCAACTACCCGACGATGTTCGCGAACATCGTCATCATCTCCGCCGTCGCGTTCGTGGCGGTCCGTGGCTTCGAGGAGACGCGTGACAGGGTGTTAGTATGGACGTAA